Proteins from a genomic interval of Lolium perenne isolate Kyuss_39 chromosome 1, Kyuss_2.0, whole genome shotgun sequence:
- the LOC139834955 gene encoding uncharacterized protein encodes MRADGATESRHPPPSSLTFTELHTALGEAHVAEIKRLTALVEEAAQKNRKLIALGTEAQAKALAEAREGFVKESFYREAEFRAQQAEEARKRAKAEVAELTKVLEQKGRELEDVITEYKVKLEAATDARDCTWGCRVSREEVAALKQQHAKELAAEKEASEGIVLAVQAEKTNFEAFVREMSRQILGTCDFVETATPRECLSTATARIIACAGEILAALQYLSPREVIPRDTPSVFKAVSNIPAVVDWLRRSSCRVGITMALSMVLAHYSEGFDVEEVTAGFPSETGEFDVAEVLRLMDAVRPFADRVLATADLETHIPSQAAPGDAEKEPGPVDYPAERLFHAAAAGSLSTYPVVVYTPKFRHGDDGVEPVVEGAPGSSS; translated from the exons ATGCGAGCGGACGGGGCGACCGAGTCGCGTCATCCGCCGCCGTCTTCATTGACCTTCactgagctccacacggcgcttggcgaggcgcatgtg gcggagattaagcggctgaccgcgcttgtggaggaggcggcgcagaagaaccggaagctgattgccctgggca cagaggcgcaggcaaaggctcttgccgaggctcgggaagggttcgtcaaggagtccttctaccgtgaagccgagttccgggcgcagcaggccgaagaggcccggaaaagggcgaaagcggaggtggcggaattgacgaaggtcctggagcagaagggccgggagctggaggacgtcatcaccgaatacaaggtgaagctggaggccgcgactgatgcgcgggactgcacgtggggctgccgcgtctcgcgggaggaggtggcggccttgaagcagcagcacgccaaagaacttgctgcggagaaggaggcgtccgagggcatcgtcctggcggtgcaggccgagaagaccaacttcgaggctttcgtcagggagatgtcgcggcagattcTTG gtacgtgcgacttcgtggagacggcgactccacgggaatgcctgtcgaccgcgaccgcgcgtatcatcgcctgcgcgggggagatacttgccgcgctccagtacctgagcccgcgggaggtgattccgcgggacacgccatccgtcttcaaggccgtgtccaacattccggctgttgttgactggcttcgtcgctcttcctgccgcgttggcattaccatggctctgagcatggtgctggcgcattactctgaagggttcgacgtggaggaggtcaccgctggcttcccctcggagactggggagttcgatgttgccgaagtgctgcggctgatggatgcggtgcgccccttcgccgaccgagtactggcgaccgcggacttggagactcatatccccagccaagcggctcctggtgacgcggagaaggagccgggcccggtggactaccccgcggagcgcctcttccatgctgctgccgccggctcgctgtctacatatccggtcgtggtgtacacgccgaaatttcgtcacggcgatgacggcgtcgagcctgtcgtagagggggctccggggtcgtcctcgtag
- the LOC127327404 gene encoding mitogen-activated protein kinase kinase kinase 18-like encodes MAMISERWTRVRTLGRGASGAEVFLAADDASGELFAVKSAIASGAAALRREQAIMSVLQSPRVLSCFGGRAGRDGSYQLFLELAPGGSLADEIAKDGGLEERAVRAYAADMATGLAYLHGESLVHGDVKPGNVVIGADGRAKLADFGCARKAGGGPIIGGTPAFMAPEVARGEEQGPAADVWALGCTVVEMATGRAPWSGTDGDALVALHRIGYTDAVPEVPQWLSAEAKDFLAGCLSRKASDRCTAAQLLQHPFLASAVLDNKLEDVKSKWVSPKSTLEAALWESESDNDEADDELSHSTDERIKELACPAWAFPDWDSDEGWIDVLSVPNEASDMVAVPAEETTDLDDAISSEEQAGDCGVLHVTVDRSVLNEVEEANHDSELQLRHQCLGVWVCYETVPPCKLSCNNRSMNAIDFVPAQNILFFLFVNFSAPTWQFLCRPGRDTFS; translated from the coding sequence ATGGCAATGATCAGCGAGCGATGGACGAGGGTGCGGACCCTGGGCCGCGGCGCATCGGGCGCGGAGGTGTTCCTGGCGGCGGATGACGCATCCGGGGAGCTATTCGCGGTCAAGTCGGCGATCGCGTCCGGCGCCGCGGCGCTCAGGAGGGAGCAGGCGATCATGTCCGTTCTGCAATCCCCGCGCGTCTTGTCCTGCTTCGGCGGCCGCGCCGGACGCGACGGCTCGTACCAGCTGTTCCTCGAGTTGGCCCCCGGCGGCTCGCTCGCCGACGAGATTGCCAAGGATGGGGGCCTCGAGGAGCGAGCCGTTCGGGCATACGCAGCCGACATGGCGACCGGTCTGGCATACCTCCATGGAGAGTCCTTGGTGCACGGGGACGTGAAGCCGGGGAACGTCGTGATCGGCGCCGACGGCCGCGCCAAGCTTGCGGATTTTGGGTGCGCGAGGAAGGCCGGCGGTGGTCCGATCATCGGAGGCACGCCGGCGTTCATGGCGCCGGAGGTGGCGCGTGGCGAGGAGCAGGGCCCGGCAGCCGACGTGTGGGCGCTGGGATGCACGGTCGTGGAGATGGCCACCGGCCGCGCGCCCTGGAGCGGCACGGACGGCGACGCGCTCGTGGCGCTGCACCGGATCGGATACACTGATGCCGTACCCGAGGTGCCACAGTGGCTGTCTGCCGAAGCCAAGGATTTCTTGGCCGGGTGCCTGTCCAGGAAGGCAAGTGACCGGTGCACGGCGGCGCAGTTGCTCCAGCACCCGTTCTTGGCCTCCGCCGTCTTGGACAACAAGCTCGAAGATGTCAAGAGCAAATGGGTGTCGCCAAAGAGCACGTTGGAGGCGGCATTGTGGGAGTCAGAATCCgacaacgatgaagccgacgacGAGCTATCGCACAGCACGGACGAGAGGATCAAGGAATTGGCCTGTCCTGCGTGGGCGTTCCCGGACTGGGACTCTGACGAGGGCTGGATCGACGTGCTCTCGGTGCCAAACGAAGCATCCGACATGGTTGCCGTGCCGGCCGAGGAGACGACTGACCTGGACGATGCAATCTCAAGCGAAGAGCAAGCTGGAGATTGCGGCGTCCTCCACGTTACGGTGGACAGGAGCGTCCTTAATGAAGTAGAAGAAGCCAACCATGATTCAGAGTTGCAACTTAGGCATCAGTGTTTGGGAGTTTGGGTTTGCTATGAAACAGTACCACCATGTAAATTATCCTGCAACAACAGAAGCATGAATGCAATTGATTTTGTTCCTGCGCAAAACATTTTGTTCTTCCTTTTTGTGAATTTCTCTGCTCCTACTTGGCAGTTCCTCTGCCGCCCCGGTCGCGACACGTTCAGTTAG